One genomic region from Methanonatronarchaeum thermophilum encodes:
- a CDS encoding 50S ribosomal protein L44e: MKMPRRIRTHCPFCNSHEEHEIEKVRKGKASEMKWGQRQFRRVTSGYRGYPRPLPVGDKPTKKVDLRYRCTECNKSHTREGFRTSRLELEG, encoded by the coding sequence ATGAAGATGCCTAGAAGAATCAGAACTCACTGCCCGTTCTGCAATAGCCATGAAGAACACGAAATAGAAAAAGTTAGAAAAGGGAAAGCAAGCGAGATGAAGTGGGGACAGAGACAGTTTAGAAGAGTAACAAGCGGTTATAGAGGATATCCAAGGCCACTACCAGTTGGAGATAAACCAACAAAAAAAGTCGACCTTAGATACCGCTGCACAGAATGTAACAAATCACACACCAGAGAAGGATTCCGTACATCCAGACTCGAACTAGAGGGATAA
- a CDS encoding 30S ribosomal protein S27e encodes MKKRSRFIEVKCKDCENQQVIFNKVSNDVECRICGRTLAKPTGGLAELKSKVVDEVD; translated from the coding sequence ATGAAAAAAAGAAGTAGATTTATAGAAGTTAAATGCAAAGATTGTGAAAACCAACAGGTAATATTCAACAAAGTATCAAACGACGTAGAATGCAGGATTTGTGGTCGAACCCTTGCAAAACCCACCGGAGGACTAGCCGAACTAAAATCAAAGGTGGTAGACGAGGTTGACTAA
- a CDS encoding translation initiation factor IF-2 subunit alpha translates to MTKKQKSYPEVGELVVCRVSNVVDFGAFVELEEYGQKEGLIHISELASGWIKHVKDHVQEDQKVVCKVLEVNPQKQQINLSLKDVNEHQKRQKIQEWKNEQKADRWLEFVAEKMDSDVETVNEEITNKVIDDYGGLMHAVFEDVALEGTTPLIEQGVKKEWAETFEEIAEENVEIPYVDITGYLELKSRNSNGVEKIKKSLKEGSKIEKDNAKIKISYVGAPYYRIRINATDYKTAEAILEEVSNRVLKKMEQQGGEGQFHRNIEEAE, encoded by the coding sequence TTGACTAAAAAACAAAAATCATATCCAGAAGTAGGCGAGCTCGTAGTCTGCAGGGTATCAAACGTAGTAGACTTCGGAGCATTTGTCGAGCTAGAAGAATACGGACAGAAAGAAGGGTTAATACACATATCAGAACTCGCCTCCGGATGGATCAAACACGTAAAAGACCACGTACAAGAAGACCAGAAAGTAGTCTGCAAAGTACTCGAAGTAAACCCACAAAAACAACAAATAAACCTATCACTAAAAGACGTCAACGAACACCAAAAAAGACAGAAAATACAGGAATGGAAAAACGAACAAAAAGCAGACAGATGGCTTGAATTCGTCGCCGAAAAAATGGATTCAGACGTAGAAACAGTAAACGAAGAGATAACAAACAAAGTAATCGATGACTACGGAGGCCTAATGCACGCAGTATTCGAAGACGTAGCACTAGAAGGAACCACTCCCCTAATAGAACAAGGAGTTAAAAAAGAATGGGCCGAAACCTTCGAAGAAATAGCAGAAGAAAACGTCGAAATACCATACGTCGACATAACCGGATATCTAGAACTAAAATCCAGAAACTCAAACGGCGTCGAAAAAATCAAAAAATCCCTCAAAGAAGGCAGTAAAATAGAAAAAGACAACGCCAAAATCAAAATAAGCTACGTAGGTGCTCCATACTACCGAATAAGAATAAACGCTACAGACTACAAAACAGCAGAAGCAATACTAGAAGAAGTATCAAACAGAGTACTCAAAAAAATGGAACAACAAGGCGGAGAAGGCCAGTTCCACAGAAACATAGAGGAGGCAGAATAA